A region of Granulicella sibirica DNA encodes the following proteins:
- a CDS encoding NtaA/DmoA family FMN-dependent monooxygenase (This protein belongs to a clade of FMN-dependent monooxygenases, within a broader family of flavin-dependent oxidoreductases, the luciferase-like monooxygenase (LMM) family, some of whose members use coenzyme F420 rather than FMN.), with protein sequence MKKKFHLAWFTNARPHAWMPNGPDQWGGRDVEESEWASGRFLMDMARSLERACFDYIMLEDHVASEPTDNMESRIDPFPMLPMLGSVTTRLGLIATMSTSFWPPYLLARLTASVDHITAGRSGWNVVTTSEDYAARSFGLGDKQPPHDERYERADEMVEYVKQLWDAWEPDAVIADANSGKYVDRRKLREFEFKGKYFQGLGPLNVSRSPQGRPVICQAGGSPRGMDFAAKHADTVLASSGGANDPLVLKDYRDSIRTRAAACGRNPDDVKVLYLVSPILGDTDAQAQENYERRYAMDEARINAFHKYGGAYYNLDFSKYDLDAPFTDLDLKTEGHQSTLDGFLRHAQGGTRTLRQMIVASKPSSLEFVGTPESVADQMEVAMDAIGGDGFLIQYRPLTRRYITEITEGLVPALQRRGLVRTEYKYKHLRENLLEF encoded by the coding sequence ATGAAGAAGAAATTCCATCTCGCGTGGTTTACCAACGCACGCCCTCATGCATGGATGCCGAATGGTCCCGATCAATGGGGTGGACGAGACGTCGAGGAAAGTGAGTGGGCGTCCGGACGTTTCCTCATGGACATGGCACGCTCTCTCGAACGCGCATGCTTCGACTACATCATGCTGGAGGACCACGTCGCAAGCGAGCCGACAGACAACATGGAGTCACGCATCGACCCCTTTCCGATGCTCCCCATGCTCGGCTCCGTCACCACCCGTCTTGGGCTCATCGCCACGATGTCCACATCCTTCTGGCCGCCCTATCTTCTCGCCCGGCTTACCGCCTCCGTCGATCACATCACCGCCGGACGCTCCGGTTGGAATGTCGTCACCACAAGCGAGGACTACGCCGCACGCTCCTTCGGCCTCGGTGACAAGCAGCCTCCCCACGACGAACGCTACGAACGCGCCGACGAGATGGTCGAGTACGTCAAGCAGCTATGGGATGCCTGGGAACCGGATGCCGTCATCGCCGATGCCAACTCCGGCAAGTACGTCGATCGCCGTAAGCTCCGCGAGTTCGAGTTCAAAGGCAAGTATTTCCAGGGCCTCGGCCCCCTCAATGTCTCCCGGTCACCCCAGGGACGCCCAGTCATCTGTCAGGCCGGCGGCTCGCCGCGCGGCATGGACTTCGCCGCCAAACATGCCGACACCGTACTCGCGTCATCCGGAGGCGCAAACGATCCTCTGGTCCTCAAGGACTACCGCGATAGCATTCGAACCCGTGCCGCCGCATGCGGACGAAACCCCGACGACGTCAAAGTCCTCTACCTGGTCAGCCCCATTCTCGGAGATACCGACGCGCAGGCACAGGAAAACTACGAGCGCCGTTACGCCATGGATGAAGCGCGCATCAACGCGTTCCACAAGTACGGCGGGGCTTATTACAACCTCGACTTCTCGAAATATGATCTCGACGCCCCTTTCACCGATCTGGACCTCAAGACCGAAGGACATCAATCGACCCTGGACGGATTCCTCCGTCACGCACAAGGTGGAACCAGGACGCTGAGGCAGATGATCGTCGCCTCCAAACCAAGCTCGCTCGAATTCGTCGGCACTCCCGAAAGTGTCGCGGACCAGATGGAGGTGGCGATGGATGCGATCGGCGGGGACGGCTTCCTCATTCAGTATCGCCCCCTCACTCGCCGCTATATCACGGAGATCACCGAAGGCCTCGTCCCCGCCCTACAGCGAAGAGGCCTCGTCAGAACGGAATATAAGTACAAGCATCTCCGCGAAAACCTGCTGGAATTTTAG
- a CDS encoding pyridoxamine 5'-phosphate oxidase family protein: protein MPEEKKPVVVIEQALIPETHLDMFEGSLIPHLTTLFEDGSPRCAPLWCDFDGEYLRFTNTTNHIVYQTITKRPQVVVTIADPSISMRYLEVRGVLEKVEEDPQALHLAYLAAKRGAGPFPTPAAPTNRVILYIRPTWTTSFAGVI, encoded by the coding sequence ATGCCGGAAGAAAAGAAGCCCGTGGTCGTCATCGAACAGGCACTTATCCCCGAGACGCACCTTGACATGTTTGAAGGTTCCCTTATCCCTCATCTCACCACCCTTTTTGAGGATGGTTCGCCGAGATGCGCGCCCCTGTGGTGCGACTTCGACGGCGAGTATCTGCGCTTCACGAACACAACAAACCACATCGTCTACCAGACGATCACAAAGCGCCCCCAGGTGGTCGTCACCATCGCGGATCCCAGCATCTCCATGCGCTATCTCGAGGTGCGCGGCGTCCTGGAGAAGGTCGAGGAAGACCCCCAGGCGCTGCACCTCGCCTATCTCGCGGCGAAGCGCGGCGCCGGGCCGTTTCCAACTCCGGCCGCCCCCACCAACAGGGTCATCCTCTACATCCGGCCTACCTGGACCACCTCATTTGCAGGTGTCATCTAA
- a CDS encoding TonB-dependent receptor — protein sequence MTCIRNQARILSASLLLMFTGNLSLFSQGITTGTISGSVVDAQGALIAGAHVVILETSTGVQVGLESNESGAFAARSLPAGTYKVTISHDGFSALSVEKVVVTAGGDTALGQEHLAIGSSTTMVEVTGGTSAMLQTDQSQITTSIPTEAIQSLPVNGRLDNLISLSPGTVKAHDGGGGSPSNGDSYSINGQRSLSNNFELDGQANNDNYSGGPQVIFQNSDAIKEVQVISSNFSAQYGRNMGGVINYITKNGTNSYHGTAYEYYIGSFLNSIPNANKTTLNGYCAPGQTPAANACKAAAVPRFNDNRFGGTAGGRILRDKLWYFGGLNLERTRKGQSASSSSVATPTPAGLATLHSALPTNNAVNALINQGPYGISAGNPVPVGTKTYQTFTVGTQTVSNVEFANVQRFIPAVYNDQDYIGRLDYQPYASDHFFIRYIYQKQSNTALGGIIPTGYFYNKPQTAHSIGGDWTHTFSPSWVNQLRYSFQQNKLAQEGGTQANCLAANQNACTSSVGISGSVGYGYGNGSITSRIQKVTQVQDNATWAHGRHLVSFGGDFTYQNSPTVFLSNYTGVFTFTSFANYLNNVGTVNLSDGNPLLPFKEPDFSLYVQDDFKIMPSLTLNLGLRYEFFGQAINLLHDRSVAQQTGSKPFWDTNLPLSQTTYPYTPPRWKNYQPRLGFAYNPAGLTSLVVRGAYSIQFDPSVYVIFLNNSASAPVINLGTVTCSASITCISAAGATAAETRSQLLQYIPEGAGINPNTRNLTNSPPNFQNPYVQTFQLGLQYSVKRLATVTAAYVSNRTSKQFQSLNANPYLLDVANAFPSIIAPSALCSDTAAGSVDNGRLKCGSSNVRQRANTAFSEYNGLQTSFQTQNYHGVTAFVNYMFSKTISNGDSLGPVTAGTSTPSYSSTAFAQNPLDTDRAERGVADISFPNVFSFGIVYTVPAAHFDKSWINRAINGFTVSPAYSYNGGQRWTPIQSYASAVGGTTDNTSSYCDKSFAAAWITWDSCRPILSNKKAPIGVVGIYVADPTSTVSTGGTGYYNYSSSNYYNSSNLSCTPGSDPTCLKKLDKPIAATDAHYIYNNRTIARMIGNPFGGVSRAPEVGQKFSNLDLAIEKTTPINEHLSTKLYLNIFNVTNTNFLGTPDAFITDTTFASNGYNSGYYGGATGVAANSVPASRYIQLGGKIVF from the coding sequence ATGACTTGTATCCGAAACCAGGCCAGGATTCTATCCGCATCCTTGTTGCTCATGTTCACAGGCAACCTCTCTCTCTTCTCGCAAGGCATCACTACAGGCACCATCTCCGGAAGCGTCGTGGATGCGCAGGGAGCCCTCATAGCGGGTGCCCATGTCGTCATCCTCGAGACCTCCACGGGAGTTCAGGTGGGTCTCGAGTCAAATGAGAGTGGGGCGTTTGCGGCCCGCAGTCTGCCCGCTGGAACCTATAAGGTGACGATATCCCACGACGGGTTCTCGGCGCTCTCGGTGGAGAAAGTCGTCGTGACCGCGGGCGGGGATACAGCGCTCGGCCAGGAGCACCTCGCCATCGGCTCTTCGACAACGATGGTGGAGGTCACCGGTGGCACCTCCGCGATGCTTCAGACGGATCAATCTCAGATCACAACCTCGATCCCGACCGAGGCCATTCAGTCTCTCCCGGTCAACGGTCGCCTCGACAACCTCATCTCCCTCTCTCCCGGAACAGTAAAGGCGCACGATGGTGGAGGCGGTTCTCCTTCAAACGGTGATTCTTACTCCATCAATGGCCAGCGCTCCTTGTCGAATAACTTCGAGCTCGACGGGCAGGCCAATAACGATAACTACTCCGGCGGCCCTCAGGTTATCTTTCAGAACTCCGATGCCATCAAGGAAGTACAGGTCATCAGCTCAAACTTCAGCGCGCAATACGGCCGCAACATGGGCGGAGTAATCAACTACATCACGAAGAACGGCACGAACAGCTATCACGGCACGGCCTACGAGTACTACATCGGCTCGTTCCTCAACTCCATTCCCAACGCCAACAAGACCACTCTGAACGGATACTGCGCACCCGGGCAGACACCTGCCGCGAATGCCTGTAAAGCCGCAGCCGTTCCTCGCTTCAACGACAACCGCTTTGGCGGAACCGCCGGTGGCCGTATCCTTCGGGATAAGCTCTGGTACTTCGGCGGCCTCAACCTGGAGCGGACCCGCAAAGGTCAAAGCGCATCCAGTTCCAGTGTTGCCACTCCCACGCCTGCCGGTCTTGCCACCCTGCATTCCGCCCTCCCAACCAACAACGCGGTCAACGCGCTCATCAACCAGGGTCCATACGGTATCTCGGCCGGCAATCCCGTTCCAGTCGGAACCAAGACCTACCAGACATTCACCGTTGGCACGCAAACCGTATCGAATGTCGAGTTCGCCAACGTGCAGCGGTTCATACCGGCCGTCTATAACGACCAGGACTACATCGGGAGACTGGATTATCAGCCCTACGCGTCGGATCACTTCTTCATCCGTTATATCTACCAGAAGCAAAGCAACACAGCGCTTGGCGGGATCATTCCCACGGGTTACTTCTATAACAAGCCGCAGACCGCGCATTCTATCGGTGGAGACTGGACCCATACCTTCTCACCAAGCTGGGTCAATCAGTTACGTTACAGCTTCCAACAGAACAAGCTCGCGCAAGAGGGTGGAACTCAGGCGAATTGTCTCGCGGCAAACCAGAATGCCTGTACCTCGTCCGTTGGGATCTCCGGTTCCGTCGGATATGGATATGGGAATGGATCGATCACAAGCCGTATCCAAAAAGTCACGCAGGTGCAGGACAATGCGACTTGGGCACACGGTCGGCACCTTGTCAGCTTCGGAGGAGATTTCACGTACCAGAACTCACCCACCGTTTTCCTGTCTAACTACACCGGCGTATTCACATTCACGAGCTTCGCGAACTATCTGAACAACGTCGGGACAGTCAACCTCTCGGATGGCAACCCCTTGCTTCCCTTCAAGGAACCGGACTTCTCGCTCTATGTCCAGGATGACTTCAAGATCATGCCTTCCCTCACCCTCAACCTTGGCCTTCGTTACGAGTTCTTCGGCCAGGCGATCAATCTTCTACATGATCGCTCCGTGGCGCAACAAACCGGATCTAAGCCGTTCTGGGATACGAACCTGCCCCTGTCGCAGACCACCTATCCCTACACTCCGCCGCGCTGGAAGAACTATCAGCCCCGCCTTGGCTTTGCCTATAATCCCGCGGGTCTCACCAGCCTGGTCGTTCGCGGTGCCTACTCCATTCAGTTCGATCCTTCCGTTTACGTGATCTTCCTGAATAACTCCGCCTCTGCTCCCGTCATCAACCTCGGAACTGTGACCTGCTCGGCCAGCATCACCTGCATCTCCGCAGCCGGCGCTACCGCAGCCGAGACCCGCAGCCAACTCCTCCAATACATCCCGGAGGGCGCGGGTATCAATCCAAACACCCGTAACCTGACGAACAGCCCCCCGAACTTCCAGAACCCCTACGTCCAGACCTTCCAACTCGGCCTGCAATACAGCGTCAAGCGCCTCGCCACGGTCACGGCCGCATATGTCAGCAACCGCACCTCGAAGCAGTTTCAATCACTCAATGCAAACCCCTATCTGCTCGACGTAGCGAACGCGTTCCCGAGCATCATCGCCCCCAGCGCTCTCTGTTCGGACACCGCGGCTGGTAGCGTGGATAACGGTCGTCTCAAGTGCGGATCCAGCAACGTACGCCAGCGCGCGAACACTGCCTTCAGCGAGTACAACGGTTTGCAGACGTCGTTTCAGACGCAGAACTATCACGGCGTCACCGCCTTTGTGAACTACATGTTCAGCAAGACCATCAGCAACGGTGATTCCCTCGGCCCCGTCACAGCCGGAACCAGTACCCCCTCCTACAGCAGCACAGCCTTCGCCCAGAATCCGCTCGATACCGACCGCGCCGAGAGAGGTGTCGCCGACATTTCGTTCCCGAACGTCTTCTCCTTCGGCATCGTCTATACCGTGCCGGCCGCCCATTTTGACAAGAGCTGGATCAACCGCGCAATCAACGGCTTCACCGTCTCGCCGGCCTACTCCTACAACGGCGGCCAGCGTTGGACACCGATCCAGTCCTATGCCTCCGCCGTCGGAGGCACCACCGACAACACGAGCAGCTACTGCGACAAGAGCTTCGCGGCCGCCTGGATCACGTGGGATTCATGCCGTCCGATTCTCTCCAACAAGAAGGCCCCGATCGGCGTGGTGGGCATCTACGTCGCGGACCCCACATCCACGGTGTCTACGGGAGGCACCGGCTACTACAACTACAGCTCGAGCAACTACTACAACAGCTCAAATCTTAGCTGTACACCCGGTAGCGATCCAACCTGCCTCAAGAAGCTGGACAAGCCGATCGCCGCCACGGACGCTCACTACATCTACAACAACCGGACCATCGCCAGGATGATCGGCAATCCTTTTGGCGGAGTCAGCCGAGCCCCCGAAGTCGGGCAGAAGTTCAGCAACCTCGACCTCGCCATCGAAAAAACAACCCCCATCAACGAGCACCTGAGCACGAAGCTCTATCTCAACATATTCAACGTCACCAACACTAACTTCCTGGGCACGCCGGACGCCTTCATCACCGACACCACCTTCGCCAGCAACGGCTACAACAGCGGCTACTACGGCGGTGCGACAGGTGTTGCCGCCAACTCTGTACCCGCATCCCGCTACATCCAGCTAGGCGGAAAGATCGTCTTCTAA
- a CDS encoding NtaA/DmoA family FMN-dependent monooxygenase (This protein belongs to a clade of FMN-dependent monooxygenases, within a broader family of flavin-dependent oxidoreductases, the luciferase-like monooxygenase (LMM) family, some of whose members use coenzyme F420 rather than FMN.), with amino-acid sequence MTKKKFHLAWFTNAIPHGWRLDGKGAATWSGNDTTRWMTGEFLIDMARSLDRACFDYIMLEDHVAFGEHGSARLDPVPLMPLMASATKGLGCVATMSTSFYPPFMLARTLASLDHVTGGRVGWNIVTTSEHEAAQAFGQDQQPPHAERYERAAEYTQLVRELWDGWQPDAIVMNEETGKYVDPDKVKILDFEGKFYKCKGALNIARSPQERPVICQAGTSERGRDFSAKYADTILVSTGGADSYAAMKEIRDDIRARAESFGRSGDEIKILYMVTPLVADTLEEAEIMRQRRQPILTDEQIRKRLEGMGHIGMIDLSGLDIDKPLPVIDITKLEGHQATFGNFYNLGLNGKRTVREICNMHNFSSLDLYGTAAMVADRMEEAMDAVGGDGFLIQCRPLTRRYITEITDGLVPELQKRGLVRTEYKYKHFRDNLMEF; translated from the coding sequence ATGACTAAGAAGAAATTCCATCTCGCATGGTTCACCAACGCCATCCCCCACGGCTGGAGGCTTGATGGCAAGGGAGCCGCAACTTGGTCGGGCAATGACACCACACGGTGGATGACGGGCGAGTTTCTCATCGATATGGCACGCTCGCTGGATCGCGCCTGTTTCGACTACATCATGCTGGAAGACCATGTTGCCTTCGGCGAGCATGGGTCGGCCCGACTCGACCCGGTGCCTCTTATGCCCCTCATGGCAAGCGCAACCAAAGGCCTCGGTTGCGTGGCGACCATGTCGACGTCGTTCTATCCACCGTTCATGCTCGCCCGCACCCTGGCATCGCTTGATCACGTCACGGGCGGACGTGTCGGATGGAACATCGTCACGACCAGCGAACACGAGGCCGCGCAGGCCTTCGGACAGGATCAGCAGCCGCCCCATGCTGAGCGCTACGAACGCGCCGCGGAGTACACCCAACTCGTACGCGAACTATGGGATGGCTGGCAGCCCGACGCCATCGTAATGAATGAAGAGACAGGAAAGTACGTTGATCCGGATAAGGTAAAGATCCTGGACTTCGAAGGCAAGTTTTACAAGTGCAAGGGTGCCCTCAACATTGCGCGATCGCCCCAGGAGCGTCCCGTCATCTGCCAGGCCGGAACCTCGGAGCGTGGCAGGGACTTCAGTGCCAAGTATGCCGACACCATCCTGGTCTCAACCGGAGGCGCCGATAGCTACGCGGCCATGAAGGAGATCCGCGACGACATCCGCGCGCGTGCCGAAAGCTTCGGGCGGTCGGGCGATGAGATCAAGATCCTCTACATGGTCACGCCCCTCGTTGCCGATACGCTGGAGGAGGCCGAGATCATGCGTCAACGTCGTCAGCCTATCCTCACCGACGAGCAGATCCGCAAGCGTCTTGAGGGCATGGGCCACATCGGCATGATCGACCTCTCCGGCCTCGATATCGATAAGCCCCTACCGGTCATCGATATTACGAAGCTCGAAGGGCACCAGGCGACCTTCGGCAACTTCTACAACCTCGGCCTCAACGGCAAGCGCACCGTTCGAGAGATCTGCAACATGCACAACTTCAGTTCGCTCGATCTCTATGGCACTGCGGCGATGGTCGCGGATCGCATGGAAGAAGCCATGGACGCGGTCGGCGGCGACGGATTCCTCATCCAGTGCCGCCCCCTCACCCGGCGATATATCACGGAGATCACTGATGGTCTCGTTCCAGAGTTGCAGAAGCGCGGCCTCGTTCGCACCGAATACAAGTACAAGCACTTCCGCGACAACCTGATGGAGTTCTAA
- a CDS encoding MFS transporter: protein MSAAGVPLSTSDEPDFSEDASVASAPRRIGAILLGEGITPGNVFSYVYVGIATICIITFFPLMQPYVLVDHLGLSREHLGQTVGQLSFIQNMAVFCFVTIFGTIADHVRCNRFVALSCLIITVAAILYPLSTSLASARAIIFLLGIGQVANNVALVATTMSYPDNRSRGKYASLISLCMIGGVTLFSGQFASRLPLLLKHAGYGPNQMVRYAFWVVALLGLPAIALSMFGLKQDVRKPSSGSIHLGTQFKTLATNFTEVFRHARRQPRFQMVLFAALVTRSDYAVVTTYLSLWVIASGHRHNIDTATAMKHVGAMYTCMQVATISGTMATGWLLDKFNRTILLVASLTAVTGALLSPLLVKDVFAMGGYLVVVVIGLTEGALSSSMSTVMAQEAPSGIRGSTVGIVNLIGIVSVAFINYAGGVVFDRWSYAAPFALMAALNILVLSRVIPFLRHR from the coding sequence ATGAGCGCTGCCGGCGTACCCCTCTCTACCAGTGACGAACCCGACTTCAGCGAGGACGCGTCCGTCGCTTCCGCGCCCCGGCGCATTGGTGCGATCCTTCTCGGCGAAGGCATCACGCCGGGCAACGTCTTCTCCTATGTGTACGTCGGCATCGCGACGATCTGCATCATCACCTTCTTTCCGCTGATGCAGCCGTATGTTCTGGTCGATCACCTCGGCCTCTCCCGCGAGCACCTGGGACAGACCGTCGGACAACTATCATTTATCCAGAACATGGCGGTCTTCTGCTTTGTGACGATCTTCGGAACCATCGCGGACCACGTGCGATGCAACCGCTTCGTCGCTCTCTCGTGTCTCATCATCACCGTCGCGGCGATACTCTATCCCCTCTCGACGTCGCTCGCTTCGGCACGGGCTATCATCTTTCTCCTCGGCATCGGACAGGTCGCCAACAACGTAGCTCTGGTCGCCACGACCATGTCCTACCCGGACAACAGATCAAGGGGGAAGTACGCCAGCCTGATATCCCTATGCATGATCGGTGGAGTTACGCTCTTCTCGGGACAGTTCGCGTCGCGCCTCCCCTTACTCCTCAAACACGCGGGCTACGGACCCAACCAGATGGTCCGTTACGCCTTTTGGGTCGTAGCTCTGCTTGGTCTCCCGGCAATCGCGCTCTCCATGTTCGGCCTCAAGCAGGATGTGCGCAAGCCTTCTTCAGGAAGCATCCACCTCGGCACCCAGTTCAAGACCTTGGCAACAAACTTCACAGAGGTATTTCGACATGCGCGGCGTCAACCACGCTTTCAAATGGTACTGTTCGCTGCCTTGGTCACCCGCAGCGACTATGCGGTAGTCACAACCTATCTCTCACTATGGGTCATAGCCTCCGGTCACCGGCACAATATCGACACAGCCACGGCCATGAAGCACGTCGGTGCAATGTACACCTGCATGCAAGTAGCTACGATCTCGGGGACGATGGCGACGGGATGGCTCCTGGACAAGTTCAACCGGACTATCCTGCTCGTGGCTTCACTGACGGCGGTCACGGGAGCTCTGCTCTCACCCTTGCTCGTAAAGGATGTCTTTGCAATGGGAGGCTATCTCGTCGTCGTCGTGATCGGACTCACCGAAGGCGCACTCTCGTCATCCATGAGCACCGTCATGGCTCAGGAGGCGCCGTCGGGTATCCGTGGCTCAACGGTCGGCATCGTGAATCTCATCGGCATCGTGAGCGTGGCCTTCATTAACTATGCGGGTGGAGTGGTATTTGACAGATGGAGTTATGCCGCACCCTTCGCGCTGATGGCGGCCTTGAACATCCTCGTTCTTTCAAGGGTTATACCCTTTCTTCGCCATCGCTAA
- a CDS encoding flavin reductase family protein: MSDTQHPSNLAGDFKSGMRRLASTITIIASAHQEEWSGMVATAVSAVSADPPSLVIGVNQNASLHHPVSAGELFSVNLLATQHSHLVRPFSGALKGADRFALGNWKLHETGMPYLADAMVNFLCKVDAKLEYGSHTLFIGSVQAIHINGDAAPLIWQDGGFASTIPLD; encoded by the coding sequence ATGAGCGACACGCAGCATCCGTCGAACCTGGCAGGCGACTTCAAATCCGGAATGAGACGACTTGCTTCAACCATCACCATCATCGCCTCCGCGCACCAGGAGGAGTGGTCTGGCATGGTTGCTACCGCCGTAAGTGCAGTCTCGGCCGATCCTCCTTCGCTCGTCATTGGTGTCAATCAGAACGCAAGCCTTCACCATCCCGTCAGCGCTGGCGAGCTATTCTCCGTAAACCTTCTCGCCACGCAGCACAGTCATCTCGTTCGTCCCTTCAGCGGCGCTCTCAAGGGTGCGGATCGCTTCGCACTCGGTAATTGGAAGCTGCATGAGACTGGCATGCCATATCTCGCGGACGCGATGGTGAACTTTCTCTGCAAGGTCGACGCGAAGCTCGAATATGGAAGCCACACACTCTTCATCGGAAGTGTCCAGGCCATCCACATCAATGGAGATGCCGCCCCGCTTATCTGGCAGGATGGCGGCTTCGCTTCAACCATACCTCTCGACTGA
- a CDS encoding MFS transporter: MPSDAPGEENGTPTAPVTARETEAIEDKRHYIGPIKLGVGILPRHVGAMSYIALASVVTTNFLSLMQPHILSQRIHLPKELLGRTGGELALTMNMAVLIFTLFFGAIADRVRANRFMALAYVGMATACLLYPMASSLKALMAVIFLLGVSQTITLTVGGAHGLQYPDNSSRGKYGSMMSILNIGGVVLIAAQIGPRLPEWLQHLGISSLSSLRFSFWIFGLFVAPGCLVAWYWLKQDPPVHRESKLDLKAEVVTLGANLVNVLRYAKSNKRFQLVLITSLFMRSDFAVVSTFLSFWVAAAGREHGISTTDAVRHAGQMYSVVLGSLFVAQFTVGLLADRFNRVTLLLAALLFVALSYLSPLLIHDVFAPSAYLCAVLLGLAEGFIVMTLSALMGQEAPSHLRGASIGIINLIAIIGVSLMNYTGGILFDKVSHVAPFAMMAALNLGTLLWALPFLKHRNDTVEGDLI, translated from the coding sequence TTGCCATCAGACGCTCCAGGCGAAGAGAACGGGACGCCCACCGCGCCGGTTACAGCCCGCGAGACCGAAGCCATCGAGGACAAGCGGCATTACATCGGACCCATCAAGCTCGGGGTTGGGATCCTTCCCCGCCATGTCGGGGCCATGTCCTACATCGCGCTTGCAAGTGTGGTGACGACCAACTTTTTGTCTCTCATGCAGCCGCATATTCTTTCGCAGCGGATCCATCTTCCGAAGGAACTGCTCGGCCGCACCGGCGGTGAACTTGCACTGACGATGAACATGGCCGTCCTCATCTTCACGCTCTTCTTCGGTGCCATCGCCGATCGGGTTCGCGCCAACCGCTTCATGGCACTGGCTTACGTCGGGATGGCAACGGCCTGCCTACTCTATCCGATGGCTTCATCGTTGAAGGCCCTCATGGCCGTTATCTTCCTCCTCGGAGTCTCGCAGACCATCACGCTCACCGTTGGCGGAGCTCACGGCTTGCAGTATCCCGATAACTCATCACGCGGCAAATACGGCAGCATGATGTCTATCCTGAACATCGGCGGCGTGGTGCTCATTGCCGCTCAGATCGGACCACGCCTCCCTGAGTGGCTCCAGCATCTCGGAATCAGCTCGCTCAGCTCCTTGCGCTTCTCTTTCTGGATCTTCGGCCTGTTCGTCGCGCCCGGCTGCCTCGTGGCCTGGTATTGGCTAAAACAGGATCCGCCAGTTCACCGTGAAAGCAAGCTCGACCTCAAGGCTGAGGTCGTAACTCTGGGAGCAAACCTCGTCAATGTTCTCCGCTATGCCAAGTCGAATAAGCGCTTTCAACTTGTCCTCATCACATCGCTTTTCATGCGGAGCGATTTCGCCGTCGTCAGCACGTTCCTCTCCTTCTGGGTTGCGGCCGCCGGACGTGAGCATGGCATCAGCACGACCGACGCCGTCAGGCATGCCGGTCAGATGTATTCCGTAGTCCTCGGCTCGCTCTTCGTCGCACAGTTCACAGTAGGATTGCTCGCCGATCGATTCAATCGTGTCACGCTCCTCCTGGCGGCCCTCCTCTTCGTCGCCCTTAGCTATCTCTCGCCTCTCCTGATCCATGATGTCTTCGCCCCTTCGGCCTATCTCTGCGCCGTTCTACTGGGCCTCGCCGAAGGATTCATCGTGATGACCCTGAGCGCATTGATGGGACAGGAAGCACCATCGCATCTCCGTGGCGCATCCATCGGCATCATCAATCTCATCGCCATCATCGGTGTTTCGCTGATGAACTACACCGGCGGAATCCTCTTCGATAAAGTAAGCCACGTCGCGCCCTTCGCCATGATGGCCGCCTTGAACCTGGGAACGTTGTTATGGGCACTTCCTTTCTTGAAGCATCGCAACGATACCGTAGAGGGAGATCTGATATGA